The proteins below are encoded in one region of Eubacterium sp. 1001713B170207_170306_E7:
- a CDS encoding DUF58 domain-containing protein, which translates to MKKQRFSYFLFLMAALVFLVYYPGYISHLLFIVMLVLPFFSLLSVLPAYFDLEFDLTFESADAAKHEDIPYALTIRNTSYFPCAYVCLILFYENVLGSTSGSGVLELTKSIAPLETAVLHSKLSFQYCGKIRLFVEKAKVYDPLRLFALPVRPKSLSGVGASVYIMPNICESDYLKVPAGYTDSDQNTHALWKAGYDPGDIFQLRDYRAGDRVQKIHWKLSQRLDTLIVKDFSLSEDYYINFLIDFGKKTTIEAIDRILDAFATVSASCLEQQIPFTVTWLEKELLITETVTETEAFVPVLYCLLEAQATEQHEVIRLFDSAAPEHAGGYLIAVMDGTIGDPARDRMAADCLSAILQKKQYRSITALMAGPNPELVKALRASGCAVFTLEDNIGEKEGRRE; encoded by the coding sequence ATGAAAAAACAGCGCTTTTCCTATTTCCTTTTTCTGATGGCTGCCCTGGTCTTCCTTGTGTACTATCCAGGGTATATTTCACACCTTTTGTTTATCGTTATGCTTGTTTTGCCGTTTTTTTCTTTACTTTCGGTTCTGCCCGCCTATTTTGATCTGGAGTTTGATTTAACATTTGAGTCGGCAGACGCTGCAAAGCATGAGGATATTCCTTATGCTTTAACGATCCGCAACACCTCTTATTTTCCATGTGCTTATGTGTGCCTGATCTTATTTTACGAAAATGTGCTGGGCAGTACTTCTGGATCTGGCGTTCTTGAGTTGACGAAAAGCATCGCGCCGCTTGAGACCGCCGTGCTGCATTCAAAGCTTAGCTTTCAGTATTGTGGTAAAATCAGGCTTTTCGTAGAGAAAGCAAAAGTTTATGACCCGTTGCGGCTGTTTGCGCTCCCGGTTCGGCCGAAATCACTTTCCGGGGTTGGGGCATCAGTTTATATTATGCCGAATATCTGTGAATCTGATTATTTAAAGGTTCCTGCCGGATATACAGATTCTGACCAGAATACCCACGCTCTCTGGAAAGCCGGGTACGACCCGGGAGATATTTTTCAGCTGAGGGATTATCGGGCAGGAGACAGGGTTCAAAAAATCCACTGGAAGCTCAGCCAGCGTCTTGATACGCTCATTGTAAAAGATTTTAGCCTGTCAGAGGATTATTATATAAATTTTCTGATTGATTTTGGAAAAAAGACAACGATTGAAGCCATTGACCGGATATTGGATGCTTTTGCGACGGTTTCGGCGTCCTGTCTTGAACAGCAGATTCCTTTTACAGTTACATGGTTAGAAAAAGAGCTTTTGATAACAGAGACTGTTACAGAGACTGAGGCCTTTGTGCCAGTTTTATACTGTTTGCTGGAAGCACAGGCAACAGAGCAGCACGAGGTGATCAGACTGTTTGACAGCGCTGCTCCGGAGCATGCGGGAGGATACCTGATTGCTGTTATGGACGGTACCATAGGTGATCCGGCACGCGATAGGATGGCGGCAGACTGCCTGTCGGCCATTCTGCAAAAAAAACAGTACCGGTCAATCACAGCGCTGATGGCT